The following are encoded together in the Panicum virgatum strain AP13 chromosome 6K, P.virgatum_v5, whole genome shotgun sequence genome:
- the LOC120711643 gene encoding starch synthase 3, chloroplastic/amyloplastic-like isoform X4: MQDRTQQSFLRTSRFARSRIIRCRVASSDFPSRKSRKMVYPKVKVAAFRGYVPRLPAESSTKKSIHHNSDERTIGTFNRLLSTDTDESTSSRDLDTAEVDLLEDASSNLASGEVDVAEEGSLDMFEVDLSRNALINISLGVEEEEVDEAAVEKDKFDIDSTRVQFGSAAVQELDPKDEAKAKEDIFVAGSSGITTNSDAMREMIDEAKVEEDRVDVDLLGFGLNDEAGDIPEIFDVDVSGHASRSGKGYVGEPWVQEATSEMDILGTASNSASLGKVNAVDDAKVEKYTFQVDDLSSASYSAIYMAVESSEEISEVDNDQWQHPALPSTSMEDKANNETHESLGPEPRTVVRVKEQDKLDFSVDEGSAFDTQEEDQQVVDYDWQEQNVTTFDEQEQDQCIIGCRRQDKSIVGVPEQNQSVVVYSKPDQSIVASHRKDESVAAVPEKIQSVVGYKKPDQSIVASHKEDQSIVSVPEQIKSIVGYSKAEQSIIGLHKQQQSVVHIPQEKQSIVGFHKQDLSTFSSSKESQTKKLDIPESRDALRTEEIEAKAGDYTPQKTDEDKLHAKSDVDLLQKHKEDFTEEAPEMINSKKINEEHLAMVEEKKSISMGEEQWIVTDESISVVEVEMETGEDKSLHLPGEEDPWVEDEVGISEDEEHYEVEETFVSPEQDMQESPQDEMDPQELQRMLRELAEKNYLLGNKFFVFPEVLKADSTIALYFNRDLSAIANEPDVLIKGAFNGWKWRFFTEKLHKSELGGDWWSCKLYIPKQAYRFDFVFFNGRTMYENNGKNDFVIQIESTMDEHSFADFLVEAKQRELERFAIEETERKKQTEEEKRMKEERAAHEAAMAQAKAEIVTKKNKLQNVLDSAKGSVDNLWYIEPISTVQEATVRVYYNRHSRPLIHSAEIWMHGGYNNWIDGLSFAERLVHHDDKDGDWWYADVVLPQRAYVLDWVFADGPPGNARIYDNNGRQDFHSILPSNMTEEEYWAEEEQRIYTRLQQERREREEAIRMKAERRAKLKAEMKEKTMRMFLVSQKHIVYTEPLEIRAGTTVDVLYNPSNTVLNGKPEVWFRCSFNRWMHPGGVLPPQKMVKAEHGSHLKAIVNVPQDAYIMDFVFSESEEGGIFDNRNGLDYHIPVFGSIAKEPPMHIVHIAVEMAPIAKVGGLGDVVTSLSRAVQDLGHNVEVILPKHDCLNLSNVKNLHIHQSFSWGGSEIKVWRGHVEDLCVYFLEPQNGMFGVGCVYGRNDDRRFGFFCHSALEFLLQSGSSPNIIHCHDWSSAPTAWLYKENYAQSSLANARVIFTIHNLEFGPHYIGKAMKYCDKATTVSNTYSREVSGHGDIAPHLGKFYGILNGIDPDIWDPYSDSFIPVHYTPENVVKGKAAAKRALQQKLGLQQNDVPIVGIISRLTAQKGIHLIKHAMRRTLERNGQVVLLGSAPDPRIQGDFANLANTLQGENHGRVKMCLTYDEPLSHLIYAGSDFILVPSIFEPCGLTQLVAMRYGAIPIVRKTGGLYDTVFDVDNDKERARARGLEPNGFSFDGADNNGVDYALNRAISAWFDARGWFHSLCKRVMEQDWSWNRPALDYIELYRSASKL, from the exons ATGCAAGACCGCACTCAACAG TCTTTCTTGAGGACTAGCAGATTTGCCAGAAGCAGGATTATTCGATGCAGAGTAGCAAGTTCAG ATTTTCCTAGTAGGAAATCAAGGAAGATGGTGTATCCTAAGGTAAAAGTCGCTGCTTTTAGAGGTTATGTTCCAAGACTCCCTGCTGAGTCGAGCACCAAGAAGAGTATACACCATAATAGCGATGAACGAACTATTGGCACATTCAATAGGCTGTTAAGTACTGATACAGATGAGTCGACAAGTAGTAGAGATTTAGACACTGCTGAAGTGGATTTGCTGGAAGATGCTTCAAGCAATTTAGCTTCTGGGGAAGTGGATGTGGCAGAAGAAGGTTCACTTGACATGTTTGAGGTGGATTTATCAAGAAATGCATTGATTAACATATCGTTAGgggtagaagaagaagaagtagaTGAAGCTGCAGTCGAAAAAGATAAATTTGACATAGACTCCACAAGAGTACAATTTGGCAGTGCTGCAGTTCAGGAATTGGATCCAAAGGATGAAGCTAaggctaaagaagacatatttGTGGCTGGTTCTTCAGGAATTACAACAAACAGTGATGCTATGAGGGAAATGATAGATGAAGCTAAGGTGGAAGAGGACAGGGTTGATGTTGATTTGTTGGGATTTGGTCTGAACGATGAAGCTGGGGATATACCGGAGATATTTGATGTGGATGTATCTGGCCATGCTTCGAGAAGTGGAAAAGGGTATGTGGGTGAACCGTGGGTCCAAGAAGCCAcatctgagatggatattttaGGAACTGCTTCAAACAGTGCAAGCCTGGGCAAAGTGAATGCGGTGGATGATGCTAAGGTTGAAAAATACACATTTCAGGTGGATGATTTAAGCAGTGCTTCTTATAGTGCAATATATATGGCAGTGGAGTCTTCGGAAGAAATCTCTGAGGTAGATAATGATCAATGGCAACATCCAGCACTACCGTCAACATCCATGGAGGACAAGGCCAATAATGAAACACATGAAAGTTTGGGGCCTGAACCCAGGACAGTTGTCAGGGTCAAGGAACAGGACAAATTAGATTTCAGTGTTGATGAGGGATCAGCTTTTGATACCCAGGAAGAAGACCAGCAAGTGGTAGATTATGATTGGCAAGAGCAAAATGTTACCACTTTtgatgaacaagaacaagatCAGTGTATTATTGGTTGTCGTAGACAAGACAAGTCAATTGTTGGTGTGCCTGAGCAAAACCAATCCGTTGTTGTTTACAGTAAACCAGACCAATCTATTGTTGCTTCTCATAGAAAAGATGAATCAGTTGCTGCTGTGCCCGAGAAAATACAATCTGTTGTTGGTTATAAGAAACCAGATCAATCTATTGTTGCTTCTCATAAAGAAGATCAATCAATTGTTAGTGTGCCTGAACAAATCAAATCTATTGTTGGTTACAGTAAAGCAGAACAATCTATTATTGGTTTGCACAAACAACAACAATCAGTTGTTCATATCCCTCAAGAAAAACAATCCATAGTTGGCTTTCATAAACAAGATCTATCAACTTTCAGCAGCTCCAAAGAGTCTCAAACAAAGAAACTTGATATTCCTGAGAGTCGTGATGCACTTCGTACAGAGGAAATAGAAGCTAAGGCTGGAGATTACACACCTCAAAAGACTGACGAGGACAAGCTTCATGCAAAGTCTGATGTTGATTTGTTACAGAAACATAAGGAAGATTTCACTGAAGAAGCACCAGAGATGATAAATAGCAAGAAAATCAATGAGGAACACCTTGCAATGGTTGAAGAGAAGAAAAGTATTAGCATGGGGGAAGAACAATGGATTGTTACTGATGAAAGCATTTCAGTGGTTGAGGTGGAGATGGAAACGGGTGAGGACAAATCTCTGCATCTTCCTGGAGAAGAGGATCCATGGGTTGAAGATGAAGTAGGGATATCTGAGGATGAAGAACACTATGAAGTTGAGGAGACGTTTGTGTCTCCTGAACAAGATATGCAAGAATCACCACAGGATGAAATGGATCCACAAGAACTACAAAGGATGCTTCGAGAACTTgctgaaaaaaattatttactaggAAACAAGTTTTTTGTTTTTCCAGAGGTTTTGAAAGCCGATTCAACTATTGCTCTGTATTTCAATCGTGATCTATCGGCTATAGCCAATGAGCCTGATGTACTCATCAAAGGAGCATTCAATGGGTGGAAGTGGAGGTTTTTCACTGAAAAattgcacaagagtgaattgGGAGGGGACTGGTGGTCCTGCAAACTATATATTCCCAAGCAGGCATACAGATTTGATTTTGTGTTCTTTAATGGTCGAACTATGTATGAAAATAATGGCAAGAATGATTTCGTGATACAAATAGAAAGCACCATGGATGAACATTCGTTTGCGGATTTCTTGGttgaagcaaagcaaagagaacTTGAGAGATTTGCCATTGAAGAAACTGAAAGGAAGAAACAGACTGAAGAGGAGAAGCGGATGAAGGAAGAAAGGGCAGCACATGAAGCTGCCATGGCACAAGCGAAGGCTGAGATAGTGACAAAGAAGAATAAATTGCAGAATGTATTGGATTCAGCCAAAGGATCTGTTGATAATTTGTGGTACATAGAACCTATCAGTACTGTGCAAGAGGCTACTGTCAGAGTCTATTACAACAGACACTCGAGACCCCTTATTCATAGTGCTGAGATTTGGATGCACGGGGGCTACAACAATTGGATTGATGGACTCTCTTTTGCTGAAAGACTTGTTCATCATGATGACAAAGATGGTGATTGGTGGTATGCAGATG TTGTCTTACCTCAAAGAGCATACGTGTTGGACTGGGTGTTTGCTGATGGGCCACCAGGGAATGCAAGGATTTATGATAACAATGGCAGACAGGATTTTCATTCTATCCTGCCCAGTAACATGACTGAGGAAGAATATTGGGCGGAAGAAGAACAGAGGATCTATACAAGGCTTCAACAAGAGAGGAGAGAAAGGGAGGAGGCTATTAGAATGAAG GCTGAGAGAAGGGCAAAATTGAAAGCTGAGATGAAAGAAAAGACCATGAGAATGTTTCTGGTTTCTCAAAAACACATAGTTTATACCGAACCACTTGAAATACGTGCTGGAACCACAGTTGACGTTCTTTACAATCCTTCTAATACAGTGCTAAATGGAAAGCCAGAGGTTTGGTTTCGATGTTCTTTTAACCGTTGGATGCATCCAGGTGGTGTGTTGCCACCCCAGAAGATGGTAAAAGCAGAACATGGTTCGCACTTAAAAGCAATAG TTAACGTTCCGCAGGACGCCTATATAATGGACTTTGTTTTCTCGGAGTCAGAAGAAGGTGGAATTTTTGACAACAGGAATGGGTTGGACTATCATATTCCTGTATTTGGTTCAATTGCAAAGGAACCTCCTATGCATATTGTCCACATTGCTGTTGAGATGGCTCCCATAGCAAAG GTTGGAGGTCTTGGTGATGTTGTTACGAGTCTTTCACGTGCTGTTCAAGATTTAGGACACAATGTCGAGGTTATTCTTCCGAAGCATGATTGCTTGAATCTAAGCAAT GTGAAGAATTTGCATATTCATCAAAGTTTTTCTTGGGGTGGTTCTGAAATAAAAGTATGGCGTGGACATGTCGAAGACCTCTGTGTTTACTTCTTGGAACCTCAAAATGG GATGTTTGGAGTTGGATGTGTATATGGAAGGAATGACGACCGTCGATTTGGCTTCTTCTGTCATTCTGCTCTAGAGTTTCTCCTCCAGAGTGGATCTTCACCG AATATAATACACTGCCATGATTGGTCAAGTGCTCCTACTGCCTGGCTATACAAGGAAAACTATGCGCAATCCAGTTTGGCAAATGCACGGGTCATATTTACTATCCATAATCTTGAATTTGGACCACATTATATTGGCAAAGCAATGAAATATTGTGATAAGGCCACAACT GTCTCTAATACATATTCAAGGGAAGTGTCAGGCCATGGCGACATTGCTCCTCATCTTGGAAAATTCTACGGCATTCTCAACGGAATTGATCCAGATATTTGGGATCCATACAGTGACAGCTTTATCCCG GTCCATTACACTCCTGAGAATGTCGTCAAAGGCAAGGCTGCTGCAAAGAGGGCATTGCAACAGAAACTTGGGTTACAGCAAAATGATGTGCCCATTGTTGGAATCATCAGTCGCCTGACAGCACAGAAGGGAATCCACCTCATCAAGCATGCGATGCGTCGAACACTCGAACGGAATGGACAG GTGGTTCTGCTTGGTTCTGCCCCAGACCCTCGAATCCAAGGTGATTTTGCCAACTTGGCAAATACTCTTCAGGGTGAAAACCATGGTCGAGTGAAGATGTGTTTGACCTACGATGAACCTCTTTCACATCTG ATATACGCTGGCTCTGACTTCATTCTGGTTCCATCCATATTTGAGCCTTGTGGCTTAACTCAGTTGGTCGCCATGCGGTATGGAGCCATCCCTATTGTCCGGAAAACTGGAG GGCTCTACGACACTGTCTTTGACGTGGACAATGACAAGGAACGGGCCCGGGCTCGAGGCCTCGAGCCAAACGGGTTCAGCTTTGATGGAGCTGACAACAATGGTGTCGACTATGCTCTGAATAG GGCGATCTCTGCTTGGTTCGATGCCCGGGGCTGGTTCCACTCCCTCTGCAAGAGGGTCATGGAGCAGGACTGGTCATGGAACCGGCCTGCCCTGGACTACATCGAGCTCTACCGATCGGCTTCCAAACTGTGA
- the LOC120711643 gene encoding starch synthase 3, chloroplastic/amyloplastic-like isoform X1 produces MQGPFGNISAHKQQWYSWHITPPYTVCTSHELGEQGDPQLHNKTLGPTRRHLQFSCKTALNRVRRWFWAMEMALLPQSPLCSRNQPTLMLQPTTLGGGPDQSFLRTSRFARSRIIRCRVASSDFPSRKSRKMVYPKVKVAAFRGYVPRLPAESSTKKSIHHNSDERTIGTFNRLLSTDTDESTSSRDLDTAEVDLLEDASSNLASGEVDVAEEGSLDMFEVDLSRNALINISLGVEEEEVDEAAVEKDKFDIDSTRVQFGSAAVQELDPKDEAKAKEDIFVAGSSGITTNSDAMREMIDEAKVEEDRVDVDLLGFGLNDEAGDIPEIFDVDVSGHASRSGKGYVGEPWVQEATSEMDILGTASNSASLGKVNAVDDAKVEKYTFQVDDLSSASYSAIYMAVESSEEISEVDNDQWQHPALPSTSMEDKANNETHESLGPEPRTVVRVKEQDKLDFSVDEGSAFDTQEEDQQVVDYDWQEQNVTTFDEQEQDQCIIGCRRQDKSIVGVPEQNQSVVVYSKPDQSIVASHRKDESVAAVPEKIQSVVGYKKPDQSIVASHKEDQSIVSVPEQIKSIVGYSKAEQSIIGLHKQQQSVVHIPQEKQSIVGFHKQDLSTFSSSKESQTKKLDIPESRDALRTEEIEAKAGDYTPQKTDEDKLHAKSDVDLLQKHKEDFTEEAPEMINSKKINEEHLAMVEEKKSISMGEEQWIVTDESISVVEVEMETGEDKSLHLPGEEDPWVEDEVGISEDEEHYEVEETFVSPEQDMQESPQDEMDPQELQRMLRELAEKNYLLGNKFFVFPEVLKADSTIALYFNRDLSAIANEPDVLIKGAFNGWKWRFFTEKLHKSELGGDWWSCKLYIPKQAYRFDFVFFNGRTMYENNGKNDFVIQIESTMDEHSFADFLVEAKQRELERFAIEETERKKQTEEEKRMKEERAAHEAAMAQAKAEIVTKKNKLQNVLDSAKGSVDNLWYIEPISTVQEATVRVYYNRHSRPLIHSAEIWMHGGYNNWIDGLSFAERLVHHDDKDGDWWYADVVLPQRAYVLDWVFADGPPGNARIYDNNGRQDFHSILPSNMTEEEYWAEEEQRIYTRLQQERREREEAIRMKAERRAKLKAEMKEKTMRMFLVSQKHIVYTEPLEIRAGTTVDVLYNPSNTVLNGKPEVWFRCSFNRWMHPGGVLPPQKMVKAEHGSHLKAIVNVPQDAYIMDFVFSESEEGGIFDNRNGLDYHIPVFGSIAKEPPMHIVHIAVEMAPIAKVGGLGDVVTSLSRAVQDLGHNVEVILPKHDCLNLSNVKNLHIHQSFSWGGSEIKVWRGHVEDLCVYFLEPQNGMFGVGCVYGRNDDRRFGFFCHSALEFLLQSGSSPNIIHCHDWSSAPTAWLYKENYAQSSLANARVIFTIHNLEFGPHYIGKAMKYCDKATTVSNTYSREVSGHGDIAPHLGKFYGILNGIDPDIWDPYSDSFIPVHYTPENVVKGKAAAKRALQQKLGLQQNDVPIVGIISRLTAQKGIHLIKHAMRRTLERNGQVVLLGSAPDPRIQGDFANLANTLQGENHGRVKMCLTYDEPLSHLIYAGSDFILVPSIFEPCGLTQLVAMRYGAIPIVRKTGGLYDTVFDVDNDKERARARGLEPNGFSFDGADNNGVDYALNRAISAWFDARGWFHSLCKRVMEQDWSWNRPALDYIELYRSASKL; encoded by the exons ATGCAGGGACCATTTGGGAACATATCGGCCCACAAGCAACAATGGTACTCATGGCACATCACCCCACCTTATACGGTGTGCACGTCTCATGAACTAGGCGAGCAAGGTGACCCACAGCTGCACAACAAAACCTTGGGACCCACAAGACGACACCTCCAGTTTTCATGCAAGACCGCACTCAACAG GGTTAGGAGGTGGTTTTGGGCAATGGAGATGGCTCTCCTACCCCAGAGCCCTCTCTGTTCTCGGAACCAACCAACGCTCATGCTCCAGCCAACCACCTTGGGCGGAGGCCCCGATCAG TCTTTCTTGAGGACTAGCAGATTTGCCAGAAGCAGGATTATTCGATGCAGAGTAGCAAGTTCAG ATTTTCCTAGTAGGAAATCAAGGAAGATGGTGTATCCTAAGGTAAAAGTCGCTGCTTTTAGAGGTTATGTTCCAAGACTCCCTGCTGAGTCGAGCACCAAGAAGAGTATACACCATAATAGCGATGAACGAACTATTGGCACATTCAATAGGCTGTTAAGTACTGATACAGATGAGTCGACAAGTAGTAGAGATTTAGACACTGCTGAAGTGGATTTGCTGGAAGATGCTTCAAGCAATTTAGCTTCTGGGGAAGTGGATGTGGCAGAAGAAGGTTCACTTGACATGTTTGAGGTGGATTTATCAAGAAATGCATTGATTAACATATCGTTAGgggtagaagaagaagaagtagaTGAAGCTGCAGTCGAAAAAGATAAATTTGACATAGACTCCACAAGAGTACAATTTGGCAGTGCTGCAGTTCAGGAATTGGATCCAAAGGATGAAGCTAaggctaaagaagacatatttGTGGCTGGTTCTTCAGGAATTACAACAAACAGTGATGCTATGAGGGAAATGATAGATGAAGCTAAGGTGGAAGAGGACAGGGTTGATGTTGATTTGTTGGGATTTGGTCTGAACGATGAAGCTGGGGATATACCGGAGATATTTGATGTGGATGTATCTGGCCATGCTTCGAGAAGTGGAAAAGGGTATGTGGGTGAACCGTGGGTCCAAGAAGCCAcatctgagatggatattttaGGAACTGCTTCAAACAGTGCAAGCCTGGGCAAAGTGAATGCGGTGGATGATGCTAAGGTTGAAAAATACACATTTCAGGTGGATGATTTAAGCAGTGCTTCTTATAGTGCAATATATATGGCAGTGGAGTCTTCGGAAGAAATCTCTGAGGTAGATAATGATCAATGGCAACATCCAGCACTACCGTCAACATCCATGGAGGACAAGGCCAATAATGAAACACATGAAAGTTTGGGGCCTGAACCCAGGACAGTTGTCAGGGTCAAGGAACAGGACAAATTAGATTTCAGTGTTGATGAGGGATCAGCTTTTGATACCCAGGAAGAAGACCAGCAAGTGGTAGATTATGATTGGCAAGAGCAAAATGTTACCACTTTtgatgaacaagaacaagatCAGTGTATTATTGGTTGTCGTAGACAAGACAAGTCAATTGTTGGTGTGCCTGAGCAAAACCAATCCGTTGTTGTTTACAGTAAACCAGACCAATCTATTGTTGCTTCTCATAGAAAAGATGAATCAGTTGCTGCTGTGCCCGAGAAAATACAATCTGTTGTTGGTTATAAGAAACCAGATCAATCTATTGTTGCTTCTCATAAAGAAGATCAATCAATTGTTAGTGTGCCTGAACAAATCAAATCTATTGTTGGTTACAGTAAAGCAGAACAATCTATTATTGGTTTGCACAAACAACAACAATCAGTTGTTCATATCCCTCAAGAAAAACAATCCATAGTTGGCTTTCATAAACAAGATCTATCAACTTTCAGCAGCTCCAAAGAGTCTCAAACAAAGAAACTTGATATTCCTGAGAGTCGTGATGCACTTCGTACAGAGGAAATAGAAGCTAAGGCTGGAGATTACACACCTCAAAAGACTGACGAGGACAAGCTTCATGCAAAGTCTGATGTTGATTTGTTACAGAAACATAAGGAAGATTTCACTGAAGAAGCACCAGAGATGATAAATAGCAAGAAAATCAATGAGGAACACCTTGCAATGGTTGAAGAGAAGAAAAGTATTAGCATGGGGGAAGAACAATGGATTGTTACTGATGAAAGCATTTCAGTGGTTGAGGTGGAGATGGAAACGGGTGAGGACAAATCTCTGCATCTTCCTGGAGAAGAGGATCCATGGGTTGAAGATGAAGTAGGGATATCTGAGGATGAAGAACACTATGAAGTTGAGGAGACGTTTGTGTCTCCTGAACAAGATATGCAAGAATCACCACAGGATGAAATGGATCCACAAGAACTACAAAGGATGCTTCGAGAACTTgctgaaaaaaattatttactaggAAACAAGTTTTTTGTTTTTCCAGAGGTTTTGAAAGCCGATTCAACTATTGCTCTGTATTTCAATCGTGATCTATCGGCTATAGCCAATGAGCCTGATGTACTCATCAAAGGAGCATTCAATGGGTGGAAGTGGAGGTTTTTCACTGAAAAattgcacaagagtgaattgGGAGGGGACTGGTGGTCCTGCAAACTATATATTCCCAAGCAGGCATACAGATTTGATTTTGTGTTCTTTAATGGTCGAACTATGTATGAAAATAATGGCAAGAATGATTTCGTGATACAAATAGAAAGCACCATGGATGAACATTCGTTTGCGGATTTCTTGGttgaagcaaagcaaagagaacTTGAGAGATTTGCCATTGAAGAAACTGAAAGGAAGAAACAGACTGAAGAGGAGAAGCGGATGAAGGAAGAAAGGGCAGCACATGAAGCTGCCATGGCACAAGCGAAGGCTGAGATAGTGACAAAGAAGAATAAATTGCAGAATGTATTGGATTCAGCCAAAGGATCTGTTGATAATTTGTGGTACATAGAACCTATCAGTACTGTGCAAGAGGCTACTGTCAGAGTCTATTACAACAGACACTCGAGACCCCTTATTCATAGTGCTGAGATTTGGATGCACGGGGGCTACAACAATTGGATTGATGGACTCTCTTTTGCTGAAAGACTTGTTCATCATGATGACAAAGATGGTGATTGGTGGTATGCAGATG TTGTCTTACCTCAAAGAGCATACGTGTTGGACTGGGTGTTTGCTGATGGGCCACCAGGGAATGCAAGGATTTATGATAACAATGGCAGACAGGATTTTCATTCTATCCTGCCCAGTAACATGACTGAGGAAGAATATTGGGCGGAAGAAGAACAGAGGATCTATACAAGGCTTCAACAAGAGAGGAGAGAAAGGGAGGAGGCTATTAGAATGAAG GCTGAGAGAAGGGCAAAATTGAAAGCTGAGATGAAAGAAAAGACCATGAGAATGTTTCTGGTTTCTCAAAAACACATAGTTTATACCGAACCACTTGAAATACGTGCTGGAACCACAGTTGACGTTCTTTACAATCCTTCTAATACAGTGCTAAATGGAAAGCCAGAGGTTTGGTTTCGATGTTCTTTTAACCGTTGGATGCATCCAGGTGGTGTGTTGCCACCCCAGAAGATGGTAAAAGCAGAACATGGTTCGCACTTAAAAGCAATAG TTAACGTTCCGCAGGACGCCTATATAATGGACTTTGTTTTCTCGGAGTCAGAAGAAGGTGGAATTTTTGACAACAGGAATGGGTTGGACTATCATATTCCTGTATTTGGTTCAATTGCAAAGGAACCTCCTATGCATATTGTCCACATTGCTGTTGAGATGGCTCCCATAGCAAAG GTTGGAGGTCTTGGTGATGTTGTTACGAGTCTTTCACGTGCTGTTCAAGATTTAGGACACAATGTCGAGGTTATTCTTCCGAAGCATGATTGCTTGAATCTAAGCAAT GTGAAGAATTTGCATATTCATCAAAGTTTTTCTTGGGGTGGTTCTGAAATAAAAGTATGGCGTGGACATGTCGAAGACCTCTGTGTTTACTTCTTGGAACCTCAAAATGG GATGTTTGGAGTTGGATGTGTATATGGAAGGAATGACGACCGTCGATTTGGCTTCTTCTGTCATTCTGCTCTAGAGTTTCTCCTCCAGAGTGGATCTTCACCG AATATAATACACTGCCATGATTGGTCAAGTGCTCCTACTGCCTGGCTATACAAGGAAAACTATGCGCAATCCAGTTTGGCAAATGCACGGGTCATATTTACTATCCATAATCTTGAATTTGGACCACATTATATTGGCAAAGCAATGAAATATTGTGATAAGGCCACAACT GTCTCTAATACATATTCAAGGGAAGTGTCAGGCCATGGCGACATTGCTCCTCATCTTGGAAAATTCTACGGCATTCTCAACGGAATTGATCCAGATATTTGGGATCCATACAGTGACAGCTTTATCCCG GTCCATTACACTCCTGAGAATGTCGTCAAAGGCAAGGCTGCTGCAAAGAGGGCATTGCAACAGAAACTTGGGTTACAGCAAAATGATGTGCCCATTGTTGGAATCATCAGTCGCCTGACAGCACAGAAGGGAATCCACCTCATCAAGCATGCGATGCGTCGAACACTCGAACGGAATGGACAG GTGGTTCTGCTTGGTTCTGCCCCAGACCCTCGAATCCAAGGTGATTTTGCCAACTTGGCAAATACTCTTCAGGGTGAAAACCATGGTCGAGTGAAGATGTGTTTGACCTACGATGAACCTCTTTCACATCTG ATATACGCTGGCTCTGACTTCATTCTGGTTCCATCCATATTTGAGCCTTGTGGCTTAACTCAGTTGGTCGCCATGCGGTATGGAGCCATCCCTATTGTCCGGAAAACTGGAG GGCTCTACGACACTGTCTTTGACGTGGACAATGACAAGGAACGGGCCCGGGCTCGAGGCCTCGAGCCAAACGGGTTCAGCTTTGATGGAGCTGACAACAATGGTGTCGACTATGCTCTGAATAG GGCGATCTCTGCTTGGTTCGATGCCCGGGGCTGGTTCCACTCCCTCTGCAAGAGGGTCATGGAGCAGGACTGGTCATGGAACCGGCCTGCCCTGGACTACATCGAGCTCTACCGATCGGCTTCCAAACTGTGA